The Zingiber officinale cultivar Zhangliang chromosome 9A, Zo_v1.1, whole genome shotgun sequence genome window below encodes:
- the LOC122018685 gene encoding probable indole-3-acetic acid-amido synthetase GH3.2 — MAALGVAACEKDAEMLALIEELTANAGRVQERVLAEILTQNSEAEYLKQKCDLGGATDRATFKAKVPVVTYEDVRPEIQRIADGDCSAILSGHPITEFLTSSGTSAGERKLMPTIQEELDRKQLLYSLLMPVMNLYVDGLDKGMGLYFLFVKAESKTAGGLPARPVLTSYYKSHHFRHRHFDPYNVYTSPTAAVLCPDAFQSMYAQMLCGLHHRLRVLRVGAVFASGLLRAIRFLQLHWRQLAHDIATGTLTPRVSDPAVRTAVAEVLTRPDAALAEVIESECAGGDWAGIVARIWPNTKYLDVIVTGAMAQYIPTLEFYSGGLPMACTMYASSECYFGLNLRPMCKPGEVSYTIMPNMAYFEFLPLEDGLSSGSAATGAPPQLVDLAQVEVGKQYELVITTYAGLCRYRVGDILQVTGFYNSAPQFRFVRRKNVLLSIESDKTDEAELQRAVERASALLRRWGASVVDYTSQAETRSIPGHYVIYWELLVRSEGEDRWPPKEALEACCLEMEEAMNSVYRQSRAADGSIGPLEIRVVRGGTFEELMDYAIGRGASINQYKVPRAVAFEPIIELLDSRVVGAYFSPACPKWTPQPRN; from the exons ATGGCCGCGCTCGGAGTCGCTGCTTGCGAGAAGGACGCGGAAATGCTGGCGCTCATCGAGGAGCTGACGGCGAACGCCGGGCGGGTGCAGGAGCGGGTGCTGGCCGAGATCCTGACGCAGAACTCCGAGGCAGAGTACCTGAAGCAGAAATGCGACCTCGGCGGCGCCACGGACAGAGCCACCTTCAAGGCCAAGGTTCCGGTGGTCACGTACGAAGACGTCCGGCCTGAGATCCAAAGGATTGCCGACGGAGACTGCTCCGCCATCCTCTCCGGCCATCCCATCACCGAGTTCCTCACCAG CTCGGGGACGTCGGCCGGCGAGAGGAAGTTAATGCCTACTATCCAAGAAGAGTTGGACAGGAAGCAGCTCCTTTACTCTCTTCTCATGCCTGTTATGAACTT GTATGTGGATGGGCTGGACAAGGGCATGGGGCTGTATTTCCTGTTCGTGAAGGCGGAGAGCAAGACGGCCGGCGGGCTCCCGGCCCGGCCGGTGCTGACCAGCTACTACAAGAGCCACCACTTCCGCCACCGCCATTTCGACCCCTACAACGTGTACACGAGCCCCACCGCCGCCGTCCTCTGCCCCGACGCCTTCCAGAGCATGTACGCCCAGATGCTCTGCGGCCTCCACCACCGCCTCCGCGTCCTCCGCGTCGGCGCTGTCTTCGCCTCCGGCCTCCTCCGCGCGATCCGCTTCCTGCAGCTCCACTGGCGCCAGCTCGCGCATGACATCGCCACCGGCACGCTCACTCCCCGCGTGTCTGACCCGGCCGTCCGCACGGCCGTGGCGGAGGTGCTCACGCGGCCCGACGCGGCGCTGGCGGAGGTCATCGAGTCGGAGTGCGCCGGAGGAGACTGGGCCGGCATCGTCGCCCGGATATGGCCCAACACCAAGTACCTGGACGTGATCGTGACCGGCGCCATGGCGCAGTACATCCCCACGCTGGAGTTCTACAGCGGCGGCCTCCCGATGGCCTGCACCATGTACGCCTCGTCGGAGTGCTACTTCGGGCTCAACCTCCGACCGATGTGCAAGCCCGGCGAGGTCTCCTACACCATCATGCCAAACATGGCCTACTTCGAGTTTCTTCCCCTGGAAGACGGACTCTCCTCGGGCTCCGCCGCCACCGGTGCTCCGCCGCAGCTCGTCGACCTGGCCCAAGTGGAGGTGGGCAAGCAGTACGAGCTGGTCATCACTACGTACGCCGGGCTCTGCCGCTACCGAGTCGGCGACATTCTACAGGTGACGGGGTTCTACAATTCGGCGCCTCAGTTCCGCTTCGTGCGGCGGAAGAACGTGCTGCTGAGCATCGAGTCGGACAAGACGGACGAGGCGGAGCTGCAGCGGGCGGTGGAGCGGGCGTCGGCGCTGCTGCGGCGCTGGGGCGCGAGCGTGGTGGACTACACGAGCCAAGCGGAGACGCGGTCGATTCCGGGGCACTACGTGATCTACTGGGAGTTGCTGGTGAGATCGGAGGGGGAGGACCGGTGGCCGCCGAAGGAAGCACTGGAGGCGTGCTGCTTGGAGATGGAGGAGGCGATGAACTCGGTTTACCGGCAGAGCCGGGCGGCGGACGGCTCGATCGGGCCGCTGGAGATACGCGTGGTGCGCGGAGGCACGTTCGAGGAGCTGATGGACTACGCCATAGGGCGCGGGGCGTCCATCAACCAGTACAAGGTGCCGCGCGCCGTGGCATTCGAGCCGATCATCGAGCTGCTGGACTCCAGGGTCGTGGGGGCCTACTTCAGCCCTGCCTGCCCCAAGTGGACCCCGCAACCTCGCAATTGA